One Coccinella septempunctata chromosome 8, icCocSept1.1, whole genome shotgun sequence genomic window carries:
- the LOC123319266 gene encoding uncharacterized protein LOC123319266 codes for MIEFYFDSSYFSFGGNIYLQLDGSAMDNPLSPILAEIAMDELVSSVLANLPFVLPFFWLYVDDSITAVPEEEFDTILDYFNAFNPKLQFTMETERDNKLAFLDVEVHRKECGTLLTNWFTKPTSSGRILNYHSYNPIGHKLSTVKGLLHRMMNLIHHTFHDSNLRTIKNILKMNNYPNTFVNKCLNSYFRQHRAFNNSEKPPCKFYKFPCIDGLSQRISTVFDSNTKLAFYNVRSTKCLYTRLKDPTPLLSLSNVIYKIPCSCGKSYIGQTKQYLKSRISQHTNDCKNQNQNKPNKTALASHHFETGHSFILEDVTVLDREANWFKRNVGEMIQINLADTVNLRSDCANLSIIYSNILNIYARQNIKFR; via the coding sequence ATGATCGAGTTTTATTTCGATTCGAGTTACTTCAGTTTTGGAGGGAACATATATTTACAGCTAGACGGAAGTGCCATGGACAACCCTCTTAGTCCAATTCTAGCAGAGATAGCAATGGATGAGTTGGTGTCTTCGGTGTTGGCGAACTTACCTTTTGTTCTTCCCTTCTTCTGGTTATACGTGGATGATTCGATCACAGCAGTGCCCGAGGAGGAATTCGATACCATCCTAGATTACTTCAATGCATTCAACCCAAAACTTCAGTTTACCATGGAGACAGAAAGAGATAATAAACTAGCCTTTCTAGATGTTGAAGTACATAGAAAAGAGTGTGGAACCCTACTTACGAATTGGTTCACCAAGCCAACTAGCTCGGGCAGAATTTTAAATTACCACTCCTACAACCCTATTGGCCATAAGTTGAGTACTGTTAAGGGTTTACTTCACAGAATGATGAACCTCATTCACCATACCTTTCATGACTCCAATTTGAGAACTATTAAAAACATTCTCAAGATGAACAATTACCCGAATACCTTCGTGAATAAGTGCTTAAATTCTTACTTCAGACAACATAGGGCCTTTAACAACTCAGAAAAGCCTCCGTGTAAGTTTTACAAGTTTCCTTGCATTGATGGGCTTTCACAGAGAATAAGTACAGTGTTCGACAGCAATACCAAATTGGCCTTTTACAATGTCAGATCCACCAAGTGTTTATACACGCGTTTGAAAGATCCCACACCGTTATTATCGTTGTCAAACGTAATATATAAGATACCATGTTCTTGCGGGAAATCATATATTGGCCAGACCAAACAGTACCTAAAGTCGAGGATAAGCCAACATACCAACGATTGTAAAAACCAGAATCAGAATAAACCAAACAAAACAGCGTTAGCATCACACCATTTTGAAACTGGACACTCTTTTATATTAGAAGATGTCACAGTGCTAGATCGGGAGGCCAATTGGTTTAAACGCAACGTGGGGGAGATGATCCAAATAAACTTGGCCGACACTG